The Thalassophryne amazonica chromosome 20, fThaAma1.1, whole genome shotgun sequence sequence GCACAGACAAcgcctggctcctcgccgtattgcactctgggcctGCCACAGTTCTGGGCGCACCTctagtaacactggccttggtaaacggaatcggcttatgagccaattatcatcattttcaagtaaatcctcacattccctgaatacaccCTCACTTCAGAATGCACCATGTGCAAGGTCCTCTGAtgctaacacagccactgttgGTGCCATTTTATGCATTACTTTGCGCAtatttttatatccacccatataattgcaaacacatgagTAGGtccattgttcatcagtgtgtctctgatgtgcacatcactctgatgacatcttgttttcacactgttaTCGGCtctcagcatcacctctacatgttggcagtggaacaacagctgtagaaacgtgcgtacgccagccaggatttttgcgtaatttccacggtcatttcacttttgataagtCTGAACGTTGGCATGGAGACAGACGTACGCCACATTTTTGCGCGTAAGCACGCGCGAGGCCCCCGGTCACTGAAAAACCTGAGTTGTTTGATAGAGCAGACTGGACGTCTGCTTCTGTGCGTTGTGGACATTGTGCTCAGTGCCACGTGGACAGTCACCACTGCTGTGCAGTGATTCAGGAGGTAACTGTTAGTGACGTTAGGTTACTGGGCGGGTGTCCTCACAGCTGACTGTGTTCAGTTATCCTGTCAGCAGGTCAGCTGGGTTTATTTCTGTTTCGAATGGAAACTGTGACGTGTGAGTGTGTCCATGTCCCGAAGGTGAAACTATGCAAGGTCAGTCGATGAGAATTGATGTTGACTCTGGGATTCGATTTGATGCACCCTGATTTGAGATACTCACATGCACACACTTCTCTCAATAACAGAAATATAAAATACACCAACCGTTCATGTTGATAACGCTCAAAGCATCGGTTTAAAGTAATCACCTACTTCTTAAGAGTATATAAAAAATATTTATAGCAAGACAAAAAAGTACTGAGAGGAGAGCTAAAAAAAACCTAGAGTGTGTATATGTCCTGAAAAGTATGTGTAAATCAGGCTGTGGGTGAATTTGTGGAACAATTTACGAGCATTAATCTGATTAACAAgaagttaaaaaataataattaactaAACAGATGTTAATTGTGTTTATATAATTAATGTATGGGGTTGTAGACTCACcagtcactttattaggtacagctTGCTAGTACCTGGTTGGACCCCctgttgccttcagaactgccttaattctttgtgtcatagattcaacaaggtgttggaaacattcctcagagattttGATCcacattgacatgatggcatcacgtagTCGCccgttcaaccagtctgcccattctgatgacatcaacaagacattttcttagacacaactgccgctcactggatatcgtcTCTTTTTTTGTACtactctctgtaaaccctagagatggttgtgtgtgaaaatcccagtagatcaacagtttctgaaatatagaccagcctgtctgacaccaacaaccatgTCACGTTCAATCacccccctttcttccccattctgatgctcggtttgaacttcagcaagtcgtcttcaccacgtctagttgcctaaatgcattgagttgctgccgtgTGTTTGGCTGATTAGATATTTGAGTTAACaatcaattgaacaggtgtacctaataaagtggccagtgagtgtatatagAAATATGATATTATATTGTATTATCTTGTATTATTGTATTGAGTTGTATAGACAGTGGGATAAATGTTAACGTTTTTTTGTGCGGGTTGTATATGGGGATGACAGTCGTTTTGGTTGTGTTTAAAATGGTTTAGGAATTATGGTGAATCCATGAAAAGATGGtcggaataaataaataagtgaaaaCTTCTTCCTTCTCCTTTTTGAACATgtaatttgtaatatttaagttgttactttttattatttctgtttcttcttttacTATAATTTTCTCATAtagagtttttgtttttcttgttcaaAATAGAGATacttcgtttgtttgtttgttcgttcACTGAGTCGTTCATTCCTTCATGTTTTAGATGTCCTCTTGTAAGTGGAATTACACAACATCTCACAATATCTCCACAAAAACTGGTGAAATGACGTCTTATCAAGAAAAATCTTGATAAGCTGAGTGAACTCCGGATGCAGATTCTGATTATTTCCGTTGATACCAACATGTTAGAGCAACCTGTTGGTCACTTCTTTccacaggaaaaataaaataaaaataaaaagtgaaattcacTGCATACCAACTGTGAAACAGAAATTTAAACAGGGTTTACTGTAAAATATAATACTGTTGTTTGTtcagccttggtggaggtttgtgtttTTGAGGTGTCCTCCTTGTTTTACTGTTAGAAATGAACAGACCTCTGAATCTCGTATCTCAAACCGTGATCAGCTTGAAGGCCACTCAGACAGTATTCCCCTGCCAAGctccacattttctattttctctttctttttgggGGGTTGTTATTTCTTTAAAATGCTTCTCTAACATTCTTAAAACTTGAATGCTGACTTTGATCTTCATCCTGATATTTGTTTCTGATCACTTATGTTtgttcctgattgctgacctttaagTCTGACCCTGATCAGTGATCTTTGATCTGTCTACATGTCTGTCTTGtaaacaagattaaaaacacacatacaaaaaaatctGAATCAAGGGTCAAAAAGTGACCAAATCAaattttgattggtgctttgtttgatcctgTAATCATGACCGAACATCAAATCAGGATTAGaatcaaaggaatcaggatcaaagtagTAATCTCCTCATTGagccagatcatgagaaacaactgcaatgtggtaaaatgtattcataaatatgaaagaacaggctcctaataattaactatcgcatactgtattttttttctcaagatttgtttttgcataagttttaaaaaacaacagatcataagtttaggataaattacttatcatgaatttaattttcgaagtggcactaatgacaacattcatactgaacataattttgcttgcatagactgattttggagatcaagcaataattgcagatgggctttctgaggtcccagatagcttttctgatttccttttctaactttcagaatttagtaaattagcatatggtccattgacactagtccctagagacaactatttttggtttcaaatctgggcaaatgcagtctcaGAAAATTCCGaacgtgacaaacaagaaacaggtgttgtaaacaagtcaatgctgctaaaaatacaaacttgcagaaacaaagatactattctgacatggttttgcacataagactgacatagcatgtttcaagtacacacatgtcagaaggtggggggagcataccatattctgtcccctctggttgaaaaggtggggagacatgtcccccctatcccccaccaaattgtgcccatgggTGTAAGGATCGAAGATAAATTATTAAAGATCAACAgcagaatcaggatcaaagatctcaAGATGTAAGTTCAAAGGAAAATGGTCAAAAGGTAACACCCACTCCATAAACTAGATCACCATAATTTAATCAGTGCTTCTTTGTTCCAAGGCCATCTTCTCCACACCTGAAATCTGTTGTCTTTTAtaatgctgacagacagacaaacagcatCAAACACATAACCTCCTCGACTGAGGTAAAAATGCTTTGTTTTCCTGCTCAATGTGATTTAAACTTCCTAACGCTGCCTAAAAACCTAATGATtgcaaaaaatgtaaataaataataaaagtacTATGAAGGtatcatttttgtgttgcatttaaACTGAAATATAAATAGCAAATGGACAACATTTATATAGTACATTCATGGTCAAAGCACCTTACagggatgcctcacattcacccgtaccaatgtcagggtgctgccatccaagggTCCTGAGTGATATTTCGGTCTAACGCGGATCTGAACGGAGGAttttctggtcacaagcccaccacGTGACCATCACCTCAATGAACACAATCacagatatttgttttatatgatgtTTTAAATGCATACCTATGGTTGTGTCCATTTTTAGGATGAAGTGCATCATTTTCAGTATTGGTTTTGAAGTAATCCAAAAGTATTCAGATTACAAGTAACGCAACATATTCCATTTGTATTGTATCTTGTATTAAATAACTGAATACATTTCCAAGTAATCCTACCATACTCTGATTATATTAACTGACTACTGTCAAAACCAACAGCATTACTACAACCAATTTTTTAATTTTGCTGCCACTTCTTGGAATATTTGTAGGATTACACTGAACGGGTTAGCAGCCTatgtgctctgtgtaagcctgatcccgtcagatctcagaagctaagcagtgcgggacctggttagtacttggatgggagacctcttgggcACGGCTCATGACGCCCCCAAGTCCCTATGGCTGATCCTGGGAGTGATCGAAAAATGATCAAATgcaaggacgccctctggtgttgaaagtACTTAAGTCTTATTTACAGAAATGCCAtgtaaaaggccactttgaattCCACTTATcagcttttttttcattgtttgcaTAGTTTGCGTTTATGTAGACTGATGAGATTCACACAGTGAAGCAGAAAAGTGTACAATCGTTGCATTTTTGGCATAAACTATAAAGGCAGCACAAATCTATTCAATACACTCTCACTGTGTGTGGAAGAGTCTTGAGTTCTTGTAGTGACCACCCAGGGGTTGGAGACCGCACAGTGTGTATTGACACCCCTTTTTGTCTGCGAGAAGATACAAAGACTTCCAATTGCTTTGATGTATTGATTGCTATGTCCCACTCTTGCCCCTGTATAGTGGTTTTATACAGGTTATAAGTGGATTTATTCCAATAACTCAGGTAAGTATTCATAGTTATTTACAGGTTTTTACTTGTGATCTTATTACCAGGATTGCCAGGTTAGCCTCAAGGAGCTTTCTTGATGAATTTGGAGGCATTGAGGCATCATAGCCAAAGTTTAACATTGCACCATCATTTTATCACTTTTAATAGTTATGCAAATGCAAGGTAAGAAGCACAGACACTTTCAAATACTACTAAGAGTTTTTATTAATAGTGTAAAATTATATTGTAAATGTATCAACATGTAATTtctaaataatataaataatacttTCATTCAATTATATGAATAATTTATTTACagcatttatacaattttaaggtaTTATTGTTTAAGGTATAATTATTTTAATTGATTATAGTAACTAAATATGTCAGTAACATTTAGAAATGaagcaatttataaatataatttataaacaacagtattataaacataaaaaatataatatatatattatttttaaaagcaggaatagcttttgaacacaataacaatagtgcACTTTTTTTTAGAGCATCTCACACCTAAAGTGCGCAAAGTATCCAGGCATGAGATGAGGCAAGGAACAGGAACAAGTATTAGAGGTACAGTATATGTCAATATTACATATTAATAAAAAAGCAACATCTAAATATAATTTATAAAAAACAGTAttataaagatatatatatatatattttttttttttaaagcatttttaaaagcagcaggggtggtggccaagtggttgatgcacttggtttcagttcagaaggctccgggttcaaatcccacccctgccacatttctccatgtaatgtggaattgcgtcaggaagggcatccgccgtaaaacctgtgccagttcaacatgcagatccaccttggatttgctgtggcgaccccgagtgcaaacaagggagcagccgaagggactttacttaATCATTTTTAAAAGCAGCAATAGCATATGAACTAACGTAACAATAGTCCACTTTTTTTAGCATCTCACGCCCAAAGTGCACAAAGTATCCAGGCATGAGATGAGGCAAGGAACAGGAACAAGTATTAGAGGTACAGTCAGTTGTTTTTCCTCTGCTCCAGTTCCTTGTCCACCACACTTTTAAAGTGCTCATAACAGTTCTATACTACGCCTTCAAAACCAGGCATAATTGATTTGTTGGTAGCAGGGCAAAATGTGAAAATTTTCTGGCTGCTTCCAGACGCTTTCTCCTTTGAAGGCATGTATCTCTTTCGTTGGCCACCACATTGAGGTACTTGGCAAGCTCCACAGGGCCTCTCGGATTTCTTTGGCATTATGGGTTTGACGGTTagtgcaggaggtggtaaaacagGAACAAAGACCTGACTACAGGATGGCCCAGTAAATCTGATGGATGGAGCCTGTGGCTGGGCTAGAACCACCATGAGAATTGGTGCTGCTGAAATGGCGGGTGGCACGTGGGAGGCAGCGGTGGCAGCAGCTGGCTTCGGCTGGATGGGCCGGTGCGAAGGCCCTGGCTCTGGTTCTGGCCCTGGCTCTTCAAAGTTCAACCTACAAATGTATAAAACACACAGGAGATGAGTATATATGTGGGTGCACTAAACCTTTGCTCTCCACACAAAACACAAGTGAAGTGCTTAAACAGCTTACTTCCACATCTCACCACACCTTTGTCACCGCCGCCGGTTCTCTCCATGATGTACTGCATGGTGCCCTGGCCATCACCGTAGATCTTCTTGAGAAGCTTTAGTGAAAGACAAAATCAAAATGTCATTAGAAAATCTAAATTCATTAGGTGGTCTTAATTAACAATATTTTTTCTATGATGTACAATGTGATAACTGTATACATGCCTTTCTTGTGCCATCAATGCTCAGGATTTCACCGGTCACACTGAGGATTTGGTTGCGGTGGACAGGCATCATTTCCATCTCCAGGATTAGGTGAGCACACCTCAGCATGCAAGCAGATGGAAGGGGAGACTGGGAAATGGGTGGGGTGTAGATGCCAGCAGGATTTACCATGGACAGGATGCCCCTCTGACATGTCAATGAAGTTGACAATGCAAAAGATCCAGCTGTGTGGGCCTCGTATAGCAGAGTCTGGTACAGAGTTGAGTCAGATACTGGTGCTGCTTTTGATGTAAGTGCAGTTGGGGTTTGGTGCTGAAACTCTTCCCACAGATGTCACAGTCATGCTCCTTTGGATCATGGATCTTCATGTGCTGAGTGAGGTTTGACTTCTCAGTGAACTTTTTATCGCACACACTGCATTGAAAGGTCTTGTGGTCCATATTGAAAATTAATGTTGGTTATCTGGTACTACAAAACATGATATGAATCATTGGAGTGAAGCAGATAGTCATCCTCTCCCCTAACAAATGCATGCATGTCCGCATGTCCACacgtacacagacacacacacacacacacacacacacacacacacacacacacacacacacacacacaccatagaaGGATATCATACAAGACAGAGcaaatttttttttgtcagaaatgaCGATACCAGGTTTTTAAAAATTGCTTTGACATAAACCTCAGACAGCCTAAACATAACACTGACAATTCATCTACACCACTGGCACcaacacacaaatactgtttctaatttatgatTTCAAGATGACACACACCCAAGCAGTCAGACAGATGCGTTTTTGATCATAACGCCGGAATAACAATTATAGCACCAGCTATAGCGTttaattttctgtttgttttcatCTCGTTTTCACCGATCGCTATGCTAGCTAGCCCAGGCAGCTTATTACAGATGAATAAGCTAGCAAACAATAACACGGCTACTGCAAGGCTAAAATCATAGTTGACTGCCCTCAACTGAAATTATTTCGACATATGACGGATGGTTTCTCTCTGACAATCTTGTCCCAAATGTCTGGGCACACAATTTAtgggctgtttgtttgttttcatctcgTTTTCACCGATCGCTATGCTAACTAGCCCAAGCAGCTGAAGAAGCTAGCAAACAATAGCAGCAGCTAGTCGAGAGTTTCCAGTCAAAATTAGCACAGGCATAGCATTTATCGTATAGCTTTAATACATGCCAAAATTCCTGTTTTGCTAACAGCGAGAAATCATGTAGGAGAAATTACTTACTTCAGCGAATGTGTGACAAAACTCGCGGTGGTGACTGCTGCCGAATATAACGCCTTTTACCATTGGTCTACCAGAATGGGAACACGTTGGCCGTTTGAGCTGCGTCTCAGGATTGGTCTTCCTGAGGACAAGACGCTGAGATGATTGGCTGTTGAGTGCTCAGCTTTGCTCAGCTTCGCTCCGCCATTGGCCGTTTGATAACGACTTGGAGGAgaatgtgtttctccaggtaacactggagttgcgtcaggaaggatatccggcgtaaaacttgtgccaattacaatgcagatctggttgtatccgctgtggcgaccccgaacacaaaacgggagcagccgaatggacaacaacattgaATGGTTTACTGtacattggattagaatgggaataacccccttgtgtctgatgatttccgGATGTTCATGCTGATTATACGGTCGCAAAGTGAGCTTTACCATTAAAGGAGTTTTATGGCGACCCATTAGCGGAGCTggtaaaatggctatttgcaaccgtataacagcatgaacgtccacaaatcatcagacacaagggggttattcccattctaatccaattccatcatttgcacggtttatttttctgtaggtaatttggttggCAAGGCTTACTGTCGTGCCGAGGCCGTGTTGCTCCAACAACGGTCAGgccgcagagtaatccatcacatgtgaaaatccatcaaatgtgaaatggtaatactttcgtatggtatcttaaattcacccatttcggcggcgGCGTCAGTACGCGACTTtttctcactctcagctaacagcagtaacagctagcagcgcgagcagctggtgttctgtcgaattgtgcatctcgtcacataaatcgacagttctgtGTCCTGGAAATATTGCACATGAGCAGTTGCGCGGAGGGCAGGAATGACATTtcgtcagaacactggtcagggcgcggagtaatacatccaaatgtgaaacggtcaaatattttgccaccggtaccccgatattatacagtctgaaatctcacacgcttaaccaatcagattcatagaaaaaatgtaattggattacaatTACATGTGCTTTttgtttcaatttaaaaaaaaaaatgtatctgtgtTGCGAGAGTGAATGATactctaataaaaaaaaatgtcactttgtTTTTAACTTCGGTGGTTATAAAGATGTACAATGTAAATGTCAGACACAATATTCCGTAATTAAGATTTTTAATTCAAATGGCAATTATCTGACCTTCACAGATGATTCTGTGAATTGCAATGTTTGGCTTAATTTGGAGTAAATACACCCACAGACTGCTGAACCTTCAGACTAGTGAACCCTTCCCCTATTGCTGATACTATCTAGATAATAAATTCACAGTAATGTGAAAAGAATGTGTTTGTGGACAGTAATTTCTTTCACATGACTGACATTAGTTTGGTCTAGTTTTAGAACAGTTTCTACTTTGTTTGGACAGATGTTttggtaaaattaaatgacacgGTCATCTGCTCACCAATAATAAGTACTTGCATGAAGGGACTCTCAACCAAATTGAAGGTATACAGAACCATTGTGCTTACCATCCTGTTATATGCAGGTGAGACCTGCACGGTGTACCAGAAGCATGAGAAGAAACTCAACCAATTCCATCTAAAAGGTCTTCACAAGCTGCTGTGAGTGAAAATGGCAGGACAAGGTTCCAGATATGGAAATCCTCAAGTGGGCAGACATGTCCAGCATTTTCACTCTGCTCCGTAAAACACAACTATGTTGGACTCGTCACCTCGTGAGATTGTCTGGTGATGAGCACGCTCTCAAGAAGGTCAGAAGAACTGGTTCAAGTACACCTTAAAAAAACGCAGCAAAAGACTTTGGCATAGATCATAATTCTTGGGAGACTCTTGTGCAGAACCACAAAGGCAGCAACAGAATTTGAGGCGT is a genomic window containing:
- the LOC117501978 gene encoding proline-rich receptor-like protein kinase PERK1 isoform X1; protein product: MWKLNFEEPGPEPEPGPSHRPIQPKPAAATAASHVPPAISAAPILMVVLAQPQAPSIRFTGPSCSQVFVPVLPPPALTVKPIMPKKSERPCGACQVPQCGGQRKRYMPSKEKASGSSQKIFTFCPATNKSIMPGFEGVV
- the LOC117501978 gene encoding uncharacterized protein LOC117501978 isoform X3, which gives rise to MVNPAGIYTPPISQSPLPSACMLRCAHLILEMEMMPVHRNQILSVTGEILSIDGTRKLLKKIYGDGQGTMQYIMERTGGGDKG
- the LOC117501978 gene encoding uncharacterized protein LOC117501978 isoform X2, yielding MVNPAGIYTPPISQSPLPSACMLRCAHLILEMEMMPVHRNQILSVTGEILSIDGTRKLLKKIYGDGQGTMQYIMERTGGGDKGVVRCGS